A genomic segment from Ptychodera flava strain L36383 chromosome 8, AS_Pfla_20210202, whole genome shotgun sequence encodes:
- the LOC139138694 gene encoding protein wntless homolog, whose amino-acid sequence MAGAVLENLSTRKLIVLCVGLLLLQIVFFLVGGLIAPSPTSAVVHLANKCVDHGKHLHKHQWFTPWGPNHIKCEKVKDFDEAIQRQITAEQIVFAIEMPHRPNRITRWFQYILAVMDVTVEYDHNNPLGPNPVMTLDVSLGYRDFEDDYDDWKMIARSTEMRKMDCNFSRPYHPDNNGYAYNCDLLPFFELGSAHHDHYLINIRLPIHDKEHGPVNLGLGKLSDISITEIHQNGGFTKVWFAIKTFVTPLLIMLTVWFWRRVCQLNRKSVLMERTILALGISLIILDFPLEWLTLWVDIPFMLLISDIRQGIFYSMLLSFWIIFTGEHLMDQTQRNRLSVYWTQVGAIVFGCLCLFVFDMCERGVQLTNPFYSIWVTETGKNLAMAFIIVAAICASVYFMFLCYMVYKVFRNISIKKTALPAMAKARQLHYQGLIYRFKFFMFFTLLCAAMTVIFFIITQVNEGHWKWGEEHTIQVNSAFFTGVYGMWNIYVFAVMSLYAPSHKDKDKMTATIPNGEVSGSSNEEFEMKHTSTVTTSAVDEEPSELYRLTGKAAQD is encoded by the exons ATGGCAGGTGCAGTGCTTGAAAATCTCAGCACTCGGAAACTCATCGTCCTCTGCGTGGGTCTGCTACTCCTACAGATCGTATTCTTCCTCGTTGGAGGCCTGATTG CTCCTTCTCCAACGTCAGCAGTTGTCCATCTTGCCAACAAGTGCGTTGACCATGGAAAACACCTCCACAAGCACCAGTGGTTTACGCCGTGGGGTCCCAATCACATCAAGTGTGAAAAGGTCAAAGATTTTGACGAAGCCATTCAGAGGCAAATCACAGCGGAGCAGATCGTGTTCGCCATAGAGATGCCGCACCGGCCCAACAGGATCACCAGATGGTTTCAGTACATCTTGGCTGTGATGGACGTCACCGTGGAATACGACCACAACAACCCTCTGG GACCCAATCCAGTCATGACTTTGGATGTTTCCCTTGGTTACCGGGACTTTGAAGATGATTACGATGACTGGAAGATGATAGCTCGATCTacagaaatgagaaaaatggATTGCAATTTTAGCAGGCCTTAC CATCCTGACAACAATGGCTATGCCTACAACTGTGACTTGCTGCCCTTCTTTGAGCTAGGCAGCGCCCACCACGACCATTACCTGATCAACATCAGGTTACCGATACACGACAAGGAGCACGGCCCTGTCAACCTTGGTCTCGGAAAGCTGTCTGATATTTCCATCACG GAGATTCACCAGAATGGAGGCTTTACCAAGGTGTGGTTTGCTATCAAGACGTTTGTTACTCCACTGCTCATAATGCTGACTGTGTGGTTCTGGAGGAGGGTCTGTCAACTCAACAGGAAGTCTGTCCTGATGGAAAG AACCATATTAGCGCTGGGAATTTCCCTCATAATCCTGGATT TCCCATTGGAATGGCTGACGCTGTGGGTTGACATACCGTTCATGTTGTTGATCAGCGACATCAGACAGGGTATCTTCTATTCCATGTTGCTGTCTTTCTGGATCATCTTTACTGGAGAACATCTCATG GACCAGACACAGCGTAATCGTCTGTCAGTGTATTGGACTCAAGTTGGCGCTATTGTCTTTGGTTGTCTGTGTCTCTTTGTGTTTGATATGTGTGAAAG GGGAGTGCAGCTCACCAACCCATTCTACAGCATTTGGGTGACAGAAACCGGCAAGAACTTGGCT ATGGCCTTCATCATTGTTGCCGCCATATGTGCCAGCGTCTACTTCATGTTTCTGTGCTACATGGTCTACAAGGTATTCCGTAACATCAGCATCAAGAAGACAGCTCTGCCAGCCATGGCTAAAGCCAGACAACTCCACTACCAG GGTCTCATCTACCGCTTCAAGTTCTTCATGTTTTTCACTCTGCTGTGCGCCGCCATGACGGtcatcttcttcatcatcaCACAAGTCAACGAGGGTCACTGGAAGTGGGGCGAGGAACACACAATACAAGTCAACAGCGCTTTCTTCACCGGCGTCTATGGAATGTGGAATATCTATGTCTTTGCTGTTATGTCCCTGTATGCACCAtcacataaagacaaagacaaaatgACAGCTACCATCCCTAATG GCGAGGTGAGCGGATCAAGCAACGAGGAGTTTGAAATGAAACACACGTCCACAGTGACCACCTCGGCTGTCGATGAGGAGCCATCTGAACTATACAGGTTAACAGGCAAGGCTGCACAAGACTAG